TACCTCTGCATCTGCTGGGATATCCAGTACCGTCAACAACTCTTTGGATCGCAAGAAGGTTGAGCGAATTGTGGAAGACTACCAGGCGAAgatgactgatcttaaaaaatgcatgaagtTTATCAAGCAAGGCATTACAAACCTACGCAAGTTCAACCTGAATAAGATGAAGCAGCATGCATATAATCGAGACTTCCCTTGTTTTGACAATATCTATGAGGATGGCGCCATGGCAGGCAAAGCTATTCTCACCAATGCCAATGAGATTATGCGTGTGATGCAGATAGCCAACGTGGCCGGAACCACTGCGGCACGTGCTGTGCAGATCGCTAGTATATCCACAGGTGTTCTGACAGGGCTTTTTGTTGGGATGGACATCTATTTTGTGGCCAAGGACTCCCATGAGCTGAAAAATGGTGCAAAGTCAGAATTTGCTGCTAAGATTAGAGAGGTGGCAGATCAGCTGCATGAGGGTTTGATGGAACTTAACATAATCCGAGATGAGTTGCGGTTTACCACTACTATAAAAGAAGACAAACCATCTTAACAAGCTCTGTAAACACTCCTCTGAGTTTATAATTACTTTCACACTAGATGATAtatcaaaaaaattatatggttCTAGAACTATACTGACTTTCCTTATTACACAGCAAAGGAATTTCAGGATcctattttgtttttatgacttTATATCCACTGCTTGTTAGGGTATATTTGCTGCTTTTATAAGGCTAAAAGAATATTAACTAATATATGGTCTCTATGGTCTTGAACACATGGTTATCCCACCATGGTGAGTGAATAGAGggggttattttgtattttttatttttttgtgtgtgtaaaacaaccTGATAAAGAACATTagttcattatttattaaatttaattacttgCAAATTTACCATTTCccaatatttatatatcactgatgcacctatctatctatctatctgtctgtctgtctgtctgtctgtctagctGTCAACATTTTTGATGGTTGAAATGTCACCACAACTGTCTGCTACAgtcttaaaatgattttaaaaaccaatataatatattttcacacagtGAATATTGCAGTAGATTGTGCttatttcattttgtatttattctccaatattttttatgggttttctaaaaaaaagttttcaaggcgataattcacccaaaaataaaaatttgatgtttatctgcttacctccagggcatccaagatgtaagtgactttgtttcttcaatagaacacaaacgaagatttttaactcaaactgttacagtatttatatcattttttacctctgatccaccacaatgtccaactgtcctgagcgcaTTCACAATAGTAGACGCATGCACGGAAGCGATCTAAACAATGAGTGATGTATGCGCACGACAGATCGCTTCTACTATGCCAGAGAGAGCACATTGACGcttcaggacagttggacattgcgatggatcagaggtaaaaaatgatataaatactgttcagtttcttgcacagaccgattgtttcgtgtcttaagacatcaatgtatcgtcacgagccgcagggtttaatttggttttgtctgtgtatgttttcttgactctcaaagccgtgggtcccattgactgccatttaTATGACAGACAggctgcaacggtttgagttaaaaatcttcgtttgtgttctactgaagaaacaaagtcacctacatcttggatgcaggaggtaagcagataaacatcaatttatgattttcatttttttcattttcattttcattttgggtgaactaacccttaaCGTGACCTTTATGTaacaaaaaaaggttttattataattttgttatCAAATTTGTTATAATAAAACGCAATACCTTGGCCaaaagtgacttgacttaaacaTTAGGCCCCTACTTGTTACTCTTTTAGTGAAAGTGAAGAGAAATGCCTCACCATCGTCACACTGACACCCAACTCAACCGCCCCGCTGTGCTGTCTTTACTCAACACAGATTAACCGGGCGGAGCTTGACAAAGTTTTGACAGTCCGTTTCTCTGTTGCTGTGCGCATGGGAACCCAAGGTAGGCAAAGCAGTACGGTGAAATATCGTTACGATTGTCAATTCTGTATGTTTATTGAATAAACTATTAAGTTTCGGTAAGAGTCTTTGTGTTTGGCTCGCTCGCGCAACGTGTCATTCCAGAACAAACGCTTTCTCTGAAAGTAGAAAAATCCACAATAAAGACAGAACGAGCCATCGgctcaaaaaagaaaaacaattctacattgtttgaaaataaaagaagaaaaagagaggAAACCAAAGCGCTAACACTGCCTTCTATGATGTGCAACACAAACACCTCTGTTAAAATCTCAGAGAAAGCATAGTCTggggtttcatgaccctttagCGAACGTTTAATGAAGCGTCTGGAACGCGAGGCGTTGACGCCTATGATACTGTTTGCAGTTGTTTGTTATCATGAATGGTGTTGTCAGTGTCTGGCGCTGCTCGggattattttacagtgcactaTTGTGTAGTGTTACCTGTGTAACGCTTCATAATAATAGTTTACATTATTTAGTTTACCATGATACATTGTGTAACACAGTTTCCTTATGTTAGAAATGGAGAAGTGCAATTGTGATTCCAGAGGGGAAATTGAAGCAGGAAGCTCAGACCTCCCCTAAATGAGGTAACCTGGTTATATGAGCCAATGATACAGTCATGTTATAAAATATCACTCTTTGCCATTTCCAGGGTGTCATACATGACACCGCTAAAATAATTGATGGATTTTTACCATTTAAgcacaaacattaaaaacaaaaaataaaagaggGGAATAAGCAGATTCAAGTCTAGTCAACCTAACTCCATTAATGCTTTATGTCAGCTATTCACAAATAGTCCATAAAATAGAGGATTTTCTTCCCTAAGAATATATAgacttatattatttttattttatctggcTGTGGGATAGGTCTAATAATATTGACAAGAGAGTTGATTATGAATGTCTGTTGCATTTCAGGAAATAAATGTTTCCAGTACCTGtttaattatgacataaaaaggcaaggtaagtttatttgtataatacatttaatacagtctaataaagagagaaaaaagaaaaacacattttactatatttctacTAAATGCAATGAGATTACTAAATGCAATGAGAAAGATTGATTTGAAAAtctatttaaacaaataaaacggAAAGAAAAATGAGCATAAAAAGGCACAgcatttagtattttattaaacatttattatgtatattaacTTAAGCATTTATAATGAAAGTTAGATATAAAATAGGAAGTCATGAACTATTTAATGAACCACTGAAACATGTCTGGAGATGATTGTCCATTTCTTTATAATCTGTGAAAGAAGTTGGTTGTGATAATTAATTTTGCTCTCTGTGGGCCTGGTCTGACAGAATAACATCCATGGACATGAGTTTCGAATAGAAGAGTCCACCCCAGAGAATGTCCAGCTAGGGAATGACATAGAGCAAGAAAATCAAAGCCAGAGAAAACTCTTTTTATAGGTTTATGTGTAAATGTAAGATATTGACTGTATGTTAGGGAAAAAGGCGCAATATTTTAGAATGATTCTAGTATGAGAATATTGTAAAGATTAGCTAATTAGATTGGCGTttcagaaaatacaaaaaagctATGCGCTTTCAAGCTAATTTTAAGgcattgtattttaaaaatgaactgcATTAACGGATTTGTAGAATTGATTTAATGGTGAATACTTCTCCATAGGTGTGAAAGTTGACAGACAGTGACAATATTTCCGAGGAAAACGGCAGATCATTCAAGTGAGCAATATCATATGTCAGTGTGTAACATACTTCAGtgtgcaaatacattttagcaACCACATATATGAATGACCTCCTGATTTGTGTTTTTTCCTCTGCTTGTGCTATAGgaaaaagcagtttcaatgtcCAGGCGTTCAGATGTAGTTGAGCACTCATCTGAGGCGAGACAGCACATGTTTAAGGGTGTAGGAACAGGAAGCTTTCACACTAAGGTAATTAGTTTGATGTAACCAGACTCTCTCGTAATATCTTGGCTTTCATTTGCAATGGTTAGttgactattttttttctctagGATGAGAATGGTGAACTCACGGTGAATAATGACGGTCTCAGCAAAATTAAGGTTAATGTATGTAAAGTTAATGTATGTTTTGTCTTAATACACTTCAAAGTTAAAGTTATGGTTTGATTTCTCAGAATACTGTTCTGAATCTGCATCAATTGTGCTTtacaataaataacattttggaATATATGCAGACTGCAAGGAAGAATCTGATTTAGTAATGTGTAGAAGCTATACAGTAAATATAGCAGTGACATGTTTCTGAGAATAATCATTTAACATCTTTTCCCAGAACAAGCTAACTGAGAGTGAGCTAGCAGCTCTTAATGATCAACCATCAGGCAACAATATCCCAAAGGTCTGTCATCTAATTATAAGCTTGACTTTTGTCATAAATTGTGTATATTTACATCCGATTCATAGTTTTCACTTTTTATGATGATTGATGAAAATGTTTATAGAATGCAAATTTCCTTTATTTATCAGGGGAAAGCTGCCGTTTTCAGCCGGTTGTTTAAAAGAACTAAAAAGTGGACAAGTCTCCCTGCACAAGaggtaaaacattaaaataaccaaTTTAAGCCAATAATTTTATTCATGACAGACAACTGAAGCTATTTCATATAGTCATATATAATCAATTATTAGTGTTGAAATGACCTGAACATGAGTCAACAGCACTGAGGAATCAAAATGTTGCTAACATCCATTTTCATCCATTGTGTCTTACTTgctttgcaaataaaaatgtcttaacacAATTGTGCTCGGCACATTACATCACACAGTTGGTGTCAGGCCATGAAACTGTACCATCTTTTACCACACTAAGGGGAGGCAAGAGACTTCCTCAGTGAAATTGACCACAAATCAGCCAAACCCTCAGGAGAGGAATCTCATGGTCAAATGAGATGCCTGTAGAGTTGCACATACATTTTAAGCTAATGATTCTGATCTGATATGAAATATAATGCAAACTTATGAGAGATTTCTCTCTGTTTGGCTCAGGATGGCTTCACTGCCACCACTGACAGTCTTTCTAGCCAACACAGCATTAAGGTTTGTTGTGATAACAGTACACCTAACATCACATGGCATAACATCTTAGGCTGAATATCCAGTGTGAATCACATAGTTTGTAATGACACAATAGGTTTGGatttaaaaataagtatttagtGCTCTAAGGACACCGCAGTGGCTCAGATGATCCACCCTGCATccacaaaaacatacagtatactgtataaaATTTATTGCTATAATTGtggtaaagttttttttttttttacggttCAGTCAGTAAAATCATGCTTTGATGTTGCACATTACACAGAATAATGCAACCTGCAATTTTAAAGCTTGTCTTTGGTTTAGCTCATAAATACTCTATGTCTGATGTTAccttcctctctctttcttaACAGGAAGAGCTATCATTACAACACGGAGAACTCTCAGCTGGCAATCACAaccaaacacaaaacaacaacaccATGGTGTGACAAAACTGCAGCCTTGCATGCAATCATTTTTTCTTAAACGATTGTCTGAAAAGATTACATTTTGCAATACTGCAATACCAATTGTCTCTTTGCATAATGTGCTGGTCCTCTATCTCTTTACAGGAAGAACCAGCATTGAAAAATGATGATTTTTCAGGCACTGACAGTCTTGTAAGTCACAATGGCAGTAGGTTCAGTAACACCAATCATATTGGCCATATATAATGAATTCAAAGGCACACAAAATGTCATTCTAACTCTGATTCATTTCATTAGGAGGGAAATTCCCTGTTTAATTTTCTCAGAACATTTCCTAGTGGAACTGAAGATACTTCTGAAGAGGTATATtgctacaacaacaacaaaaaaattaacatatgactgtctattttatttatatgtaggatttgtatattttttgtatCGTTACTCATGCCTTCCTGTTGATAATTCACAATAGTTACAAGCTTTCTTGTTGTAGGACAGCCCACCGTTACACATTAAACTGTTGGCCTGTAATGACAATCTGTTATATCTCTCCAACAACAACTTAAAGGTGCTTATCACAAccctttatttatattataaacagtaggatatatatgtatattaatgtAATTGCTTGGTCACAATCTCTGTCCCTTTTGTACAGGATAGCTCAGGGAAGCTAAGTGGCACTTTCCGCAGTTCCCCAAAACCAGCGTTACGTTTTCCTGCTGAAACAGTAAAGAATCTTCCTCTACttattaatgtatttagattttataccatttttaatcaaattaaaatgaaagtttATCTGATTATGTAGGATCCACTAAGTGAGCACAGTGAATTTACAGACTGGGATTGTAACTTCTTGGACTCTGGCATTGAAAAGGTACTTAACCAAACTGgtaaagattttaaattgcCTGCAAAGTAGATGATGTTATGGAACAAATGCTGAATTGTTTCCTCTATTCCTCTATTTGATAGAAATCTGTACCCAGAAAACTCTCTAACAGTAATAACAAGGTAATCCTCTCTCACTTTTATACAGAGGAGCACTTGTTTTCTCTTCTGAAGGTCAAAAAAAGTGGTATACATAGGCAGGAATAGTGTAGGAAATTGAAGTCCCTAattctacactctcagaaataaaggtacaaaagctgtcactggggcggtaccttttcaaaaggtacatgtttgtacctaaagggtccattttggtaccttaaaggtacatattagtacttaaagtgtacatatttgaacctaataggtacaaaagtgtaccttttgaaaaggtaccgccccagtgacagcttttgtacctttatttctgagagtgtacttgCCACAAACAGTAGTGGAATTggactttttgtttgcacttGAAATTATTTACAGTGTCAGTTCACATATTCTACAGTAACTCATGTGCTGTTCACATTTTTTCAGGTTGTGTCATTTAGAGTGAAGAGAACCCTACCTAGAATGTCCAAATTTTCATCCAGTACGCAGGTAGTGTTAacacttttgtaaaatatacttGATATTTTACATCAAAACAACTGTCATCCTCTAAAATCTATATAGGATTCAGATCAAGAAGATATGATTGAGGAGCCAATGGAAATTCAGCAACTGGGGACAGATGAGGTGAGTTATTGTTGCAGTGAGTATGTGAATGAGTGTACATTATGGTCATTGGAGTTTACTGCTCTGGCCACATCTGCAGTCCTTGACTTATTTGACATATTAATTATACTCCTTCTATGCTGGTGTATCAATATCACATCATGCCATCacataataattaatttcttattctCTGAATGTTACAGGACTGTACTTTTGAAATCCTGCCACTGGAGATGGCTGCCTACCCAACAGATTTAAATTCTTTAGAGACAGATGAGGtatcttattattattgtttcatTATTATGCAATAATGTTAATTATGATATCTATTTGAAGCTTTTATTGCTCTCTTGCTCTCTTTTCACAGGATGATGACCTGATGGACTGGTGGAAAACTGTTGAGGGTGAGTTGGGTCAAATTGCTTGATTACCTATTATGGATATGCAAAACTACATATTTTCAGAAATGACTAGTCTCCTAGAAGACCAGCCTGCTAATCTGTTTTAAGGAAGTCCTTGTATAATTAGACTTCTACAGTATATGAAAAATCTAGACACTCGACCTCACTCGACTAAAATTAATCAGTTGGACGATTGGTCAATCTTTGTCCCTCATCCCTGTTACTATATATAGTTTAAATCACTGTAAGCAACTTTATATGACTTACTGACTTTTGACAGGTTGGAGTGAATGGAATGAAACCGCACATTTTCAGGAGGACAACGAGGAGCTGTGAGTAAATGTggattttatttgaaatctttgtCTAATTGCCTCCactgatctttttttttaatgttttgtcagGGCTGTTGAGGCTGCTGCAGACCGTGTGTTCATGGCCGCCCGTCTCTTTGTCAGTCTGTTCAACCAGCGTGGAGCATCTCTGCAACGTCGTATTTTAGAGTTGCTTGCTCTGGCGGACACTGCTGACAGATTTCATAAGAAGACTGTGAGTGCAGCTGTTGGAGGAGGTGTAGCTAGTGTGGCAGGGGGCATAGCCACCATTACCGGCCTCATCTTGGCACCCTTCACCTTTGGCACTTCCACTATCGTCACTGCGGTGGGTATCAGTGTGGCAACAGCTGGAAGCATCACCTCAGCCACAGCTAACATCACAGATGCGATTCAATCCAAGATGGATCGCAAGAAGGTGGAGAAGATGATCCAAGGCTACCAGAATGAGATCAATGACATCAGAGATTGTCTGGAGTTCATGCAGGTATGTTTAGTAATCCAACTGTGTGTCATCTGTCTGTATGCCAGTCTGTCAGTCTCTCTGTATGTTGATCTATCAGTCCATCTGTTTGCTTTTCTGTCTGTCAGATTgatgtgatttttctcttttgtgTATGTAGGAAGGAATAAACACCCTACAGGAATGGGATTTTAAGGGGTACTCTGAGAGTGTGGTCAACACGAGTCTTAGCCGTAACATAAAGCATGTGATGAAGGAAGGTGGACGAGCAGGTAGAGCCCTTATGATAAACACAGATAGGCTTATCAACACTGTGAAAGTTCTAGGTGTTGCTGGAGGTGCTGCCAAAGCCGCCAAGGCTGTCAGTATCACCACAGGGGTCATGTCCACTCTCTTCCTCGCCCTGGATGTCTTCTTTCTTGCCAAAGACTCCAATGAACTTCGCAAAGGTGCTAAGACCAAATTTGCCTCCAAGCTCCGAGAAGTCTGCAAAGAGCTTCAACATGGCCTACTGGAACTAAACAAAGTGAAGACTCAGCTTCAAAAGACCATGGATGGAATTGAAGTGGAAGAAtatgaggaagaggaggaggatgaagatCATTGTGAGTCAGATCCTGTTAAACTGGCTCTACTTGAGCAAGAAATCGATCAGTTGGAGGAGAAACTTGACCAGAAAACTATGCAGCAGCAAATGAACCGAAGCAAGAGAGGAGATGCTGAGAAAGAGATcccaaaaaaagaataaaatgaggaGTCAAAGAGACAAGTGAATGATAAAGTCTTATCAGTGAGCCAACATATGGAAACAACAAAAGCACTCAATTTAAAGATTTGAAaggaaaaattaaacaaaaatgaagaggcaTAAAGCAGTTAATTTGAAAGGACCTGGAGATAtttagaatataaaaaatagaagACTTTACACAGATGTTAAGGAGCTGAAAACAGATTATAAGAGGAATTTAACATTTCTGGATTAacgagacagaaagaaaagaagttTATAAACACTCATGTGTTATTCAGGAAAATCAAAGTGACAGATGATATAGTAAGATATTAGATttgcatttctttaaataaataccaGTCAGTTTAAGATTCATGTTGGAAGTTTTTAGGCAATAGGTTTCAGGTTTTAATTCTATATAAATCACATGTGTGTAAAAAAGcagaacactgtaaaaatgtgaaGGGTTGAGTCAGAAACTTTACCCTCAACCTGTTTCTCACAGCCTATAGCCTATAATTAAGATTTTCACAATTTGTTTCAGTTCCTGCAGCATTATATTTGTGGCTTTACATTAATCAAATTGTTCGTGTGGTTCTGCCTTAAACCAGTACTGATAGAGTGCACTACTAATTATTGTTTGTAGGTAAAAAGTAATTCagtaaatctagatttattttcttttatgagTGCGGGACCTTTAAATGTGCAGTTGTTGCTGACCTAGTGGATAGTTCATGTGTTCCAACACATGAATCTTTGGAGTATGTGCAGATGACACAGGTTTGGATTataatagaatttaaaaaaaaaaggcttttatGCTGGGCTTTATGCATCAAAGAtgtaatgttttgttattttctgtattatttatttttttgtacatatatatttatatatgttttctGTTAGTCCATTAATAGGtagtttgtttataatttaacatttatttctaaaaatgctTCCTAAAATGTGTAGTTATTTTTCTCTGGATTTATGCGATgcataaaagttgtttttttaaataaatgcaaaatgcgtttttgtatttattttttaataaatagccTAACCCTCCTCctataaaacaacaattttttcaatccaaaatgaatgtttattggcAAACATGTTGAAGATTAGCCGCCTGTTTCCTCACGAGTTTATTCAGCAGCATACTCCGAAATCGAGATGAGCATCTATCTGCTATCACAACAAAATCTCCTACTTCCATTCAGAGCATCCAAAAACAGTgatgtgcttttttttcttcttgctaACATTGAAGGCTCCTTGAAGGGCCTCTGATAAAATCCATCTGCAGCAGAGCCATAAGTCACAGCTGTGTGATTGAGGACTCTTCTGCAACTTCAAATGACAAATGGGACACCCTATACAGTCTCGTGAACTTTTAATGTGTACAAACTTTAAGCTTCACATCAATTGTTGCATGTGTGACAAGGCTTCATGTTTCTCTGCTTGTGTGTACATAGGCCTAAGGCTGAAAGAAAGGGAGAGGGTGCCCTCTTCTGTTGAAGAAAATGTTTGGAATTTTGGGTATTTATAGTTTATAGCTATTAAGgtgtttatagttgttttttgtttgtttgtttttgtttttttggtaacTATTGAAGTATAACAGCATCATCTCCTCTTACAAGATAAACATTTGCATGTCCTACACATCAGcaccaaaaataaatgtgcattcatTAAATGATCAAACGAAGCAACCCTTGAATGTGCTTCGTTACAGGGGACAGCAACAAACTAGCTATATATATCTTAACATTTTGGGTTATAAATAACCAGTAGAAATAATCAAGTACTTTTTACTCTTCGCTTTGTGCTTAATGCTTTGCCTGCATTAATGTTCTGCTTGAACATGTTATTTTTGGATCGcaagtttaaataa
This portion of the Onychostoma macrolepis isolate SWU-2019 chromosome 02, ASM1243209v1, whole genome shotgun sequence genome encodes:
- the LOC131530878 gene encoding uncharacterized protein LOC131530878 isoform X1; amino-acid sequence: MSRRSDVVEHSSEARQHMFKGVGTGSFHTKDENGELTVNNDGLSKIKVNNKLTESELAALNDQPSGNNIPKGKAAVFSRLFKRTKKWTSLPAQEDGFTATTDSLSSQHSIKEELSLQHGELSAGNHNQTQNNNTMEEPALKNDDFSGTDSLEGNSLFNFLRTFPSGTEDTSEEDSPPLHIKLLACNDNLLYLSNNNLKDSSGKLSGTFRSSPKPALRFPAETDPLSEHSEFTDWDCNFLDSGIEKKSVPRKLSNSNNKVVSFRVKRTLPRMSKFSSSTQDSDQEDMIEEPMEIQQLGTDEDCTFEILPLEMAAYPTDLNSLETDEDDDLMDWWKTVEGWSEWNETAHFQEDNEELAVEAAADRVFMAARLFVSLFNQRGASLQRRILELLALADTADRFHKKTVSAAVGGGVASVAGGIATITGLILAPFTFGTSTIVTAVGISVATAGSITSATANITDAIQSKMDRKKVEKMIQGYQNEINDIRDCLEFMQEGINTLQEWDFKGYSESVVNTSLSRNIKHVMKEGGRAGRALMINTDRLINTVKVLGVAGGAAKAAKAVSITTGVMSTLFLALDVFFLAKDSNELRKGAKTKFASKLREVCKELQHGLLELNKVKTQLQKTMDGIEVEEYEEEEEDEDHCESDPVKLALLEQEIDQLEEKLDQKTMQQQMNRSKRGDAEKEIPKKE
- the LOC131530878 gene encoding uncharacterized protein LOC131530878 isoform X2 — encoded protein: MSRRSDVVEHSSEARQHMFKGVGTGSFHTKDENGELTVNNDGLSKIKNKLTESELAALNDQPSGNNIPKGKAAVFSRLFKRTKKWTSLPAQEDGFTATTDSLSSQHSIKEELSLQHGELSAGNHNQTQNNNTMEEPALKNDDFSGTDSLEGNSLFNFLRTFPSGTEDTSEEDSPPLHIKLLACNDNLLYLSNNNLKDSSGKLSGTFRSSPKPALRFPAETDPLSEHSEFTDWDCNFLDSGIEKKSVPRKLSNSNNKVVSFRVKRTLPRMSKFSSSTQDSDQEDMIEEPMEIQQLGTDEDCTFEILPLEMAAYPTDLNSLETDEDDDLMDWWKTVEGWSEWNETAHFQEDNEELAVEAAADRVFMAARLFVSLFNQRGASLQRRILELLALADTADRFHKKTVSAAVGGGVASVAGGIATITGLILAPFTFGTSTIVTAVGISVATAGSITSATANITDAIQSKMDRKKVEKMIQGYQNEINDIRDCLEFMQEGINTLQEWDFKGYSESVVNTSLSRNIKHVMKEGGRAGRALMINTDRLINTVKVLGVAGGAAKAAKAVSITTGVMSTLFLALDVFFLAKDSNELRKGAKTKFASKLREVCKELQHGLLELNKVKTQLQKTMDGIEVEEYEEEEEDEDHCESDPVKLALLEQEIDQLEEKLDQKTMQQQMNRSKRGDAEKEIPKKE
- the LOC131530878 gene encoding uncharacterized protein LOC131530878 isoform X4, which gives rise to MPDGFTATTDSLSSQHSIKEELSLQHGELSAGNHNQTQNNNTMEEPALKNDDFSGTDSLEGNSLFNFLRTFPSGTEDTSEEDSPPLHIKLLACNDNLLYLSNNNLKDSSGKLSGTFRSSPKPALRFPAETDPLSEHSEFTDWDCNFLDSGIEKKSVPRKLSNSNNKVVSFRVKRTLPRMSKFSSSTQDSDQEDMIEEPMEIQQLGTDEDCTFEILPLEMAAYPTDLNSLETDEDDDLMDWWKTVEGWSEWNETAHFQEDNEELAVEAAADRVFMAARLFVSLFNQRGASLQRRILELLALADTADRFHKKTVSAAVGGGVASVAGGIATITGLILAPFTFGTSTIVTAVGISVATAGSITSATANITDAIQSKMDRKKVEKMIQGYQNEINDIRDCLEFMQEGINTLQEWDFKGYSESVVNTSLSRNIKHVMKEGGRAGRALMINTDRLINTVKVLGVAGGAAKAAKAVSITTGVMSTLFLALDVFFLAKDSNELRKGAKTKFASKLREVCKELQHGLLELNKVKTQLQKTMDGIEVEEYEEEEEDEDHCESDPVKLALLEQEIDQLEEKLDQKTMQQQMNRSKRGDAEKEIPKKE
- the LOC131530878 gene encoding uncharacterized protein LOC131530878 isoform X3, producing the protein MSRRSDVVEHSSEARQHMFKGVGTGSFHTKDENGELTVNNDGLSKIKVNNKLTESELAALNDQPSGNNIPKGKAAVFSRLFKRTKKWTSLPAQEEELSLQHGELSAGNHNQTQNNNTMEEPALKNDDFSGTDSLEGNSLFNFLRTFPSGTEDTSEEDSPPLHIKLLACNDNLLYLSNNNLKDSSGKLSGTFRSSPKPALRFPAETDPLSEHSEFTDWDCNFLDSGIEKKSVPRKLSNSNNKVVSFRVKRTLPRMSKFSSSTQDSDQEDMIEEPMEIQQLGTDEDCTFEILPLEMAAYPTDLNSLETDEDDDLMDWWKTVEGWSEWNETAHFQEDNEELAVEAAADRVFMAARLFVSLFNQRGASLQRRILELLALADTADRFHKKTVSAAVGGGVASVAGGIATITGLILAPFTFGTSTIVTAVGISVATAGSITSATANITDAIQSKMDRKKVEKMIQGYQNEINDIRDCLEFMQEGINTLQEWDFKGYSESVVNTSLSRNIKHVMKEGGRAGRALMINTDRLINTVKVLGVAGGAAKAAKAVSITTGVMSTLFLALDVFFLAKDSNELRKGAKTKFASKLREVCKELQHGLLELNKVKTQLQKTMDGIEVEEYEEEEEDEDHCESDPVKLALLEQEIDQLEEKLDQKTMQQQMNRSKRGDAEKEIPKKE